A region of the Salvia splendens isolate huo1 chromosome 11, SspV2, whole genome shotgun sequence genome:
GGTTAACACATGCATATGCAGCGAAGATGCTGAGAATAAATTGAATAATGTTAAGAGGTTGAAATAGAAAGTAGAAACCTTGTACGACTTGTGTTTCTTCGACCCTCGAGAGACGAAATGGAGTTCATCATCGTTCCCTTCCACCAAGACGCAGCTTTCATCCAACCTCGACTTTTCAGTAGGATCGATTACCTCAATATCGAAATTATCTGAACATCATATATAGTAAAAGATTTCaatcaattaatggaacaatctaTGTCGCTATGCTGTCTAGAACTCCAAGAGCAAGAAAAGCTTCATTTTCTAGAACAGAAGAAACGAGCCACTAACCTTCATAAGATGCAGTGGCTTCCTCGCCCGCTGATCCAACATGGCATGTTTCTGTAATGTTTGAATTGGTACGAGAAAGTGAGCCGTCTTCCCTGAACATATCTGCCAtgacaaaaaagaaaagtgtgacctCGAACGCTCTTGGTTTCTTCCGATAAAACAACCTAGAAAATGAATAGACGAAGTAAAACGGAAACTCAAACAGTACCAATAGGCGCAGGGGTAGCACCATCGTCTAACTTTACAGATTCGGCTGAAAGGATTTGGTTAGAGTTGCAGGGCTCGGGTGAAGCATCAGAAATAGGTCGACTTTTGGCCGCTGCTTTGCTGGGATCCTGTCGAGCAAACAGCTCCGGTGATGCTGTTACCAAGTCATCATTGACCACAAAGTAGTTGCTTTGTGTTTCACACAAAGAAGACACGGGACGAGGTGCTTCTGGAGGCTGAGAAATCCTTTTTATGCCGATAGGGCGTCTGGTCGGACCAGCTCTCCTACTCTCTCCACAACATTCTTCAGATTGAGTAGTTTCGACCAAAACTCTATGTGGCGTGGGAGAGAGACCCTTTGCATCATCGACACGAACATTTGGGGTCGAGTCTTGAGGTGTTGAATTGCAAATATTTTCTTCGACTACAGCCTGTTTGTTGTTGATCTCTGATATGGCCGGGTTAGGCTTCTCGTTGATATCAGTTTCTGGTGGTGGCACAGGGCCTAGACGAGACGGAAGAAGCAAATCTTGCATTACTTCTTCGTACAACTTCTTTACACTCACACCAACTTTCTGTGCCTGGTTTTCAACGTACTTGACGGTATCCTGGACAAGAACCGGAGAAAATGCCACACTGATTCATTCAAACACTGTATCTTCCATGGTTTAATTCCTAACCAACTGCCATTATCGGAAAACAAGAAACTCGAAAGAAGGCCATACCTCGTACATGATCTCTTCGACCTCCAAACACATCGCCTCGAACTTCTCATATATGTCTCCTGCCCAAGCTACACCTTTGAAATCCATAGCAGGATATTGCTCCAATACTTAACTGCACGAATCGAAAATTTCTCAACCAACCAACGGAAAGAGCAATAATGAGTCTTCGTATTTTAGCAAACTGCGGAAAACAACACAATGTATCTAATCAAAAGCTACAACTAAACTAATTAAGTAACCATCAAAGAATTGAGCCAATTCTCAGTGTTCTCCAACTGCATAAATGTTCTTGGAACTATCTAACTGACATTTAAGTCTCAACGGGGTAGTAAAGGTTGATCAACGAGCGAAATGGACAGCAGCAGGGCTTGAAATCACAGAGTTCAAATTGATGAATTTGAAAAACAAAGATAACATTTAAGGTGCAGCGTCGTGTTTAGCAAGAAAACGAGTCCTCAACATCTTGTAGCATCATGTATAACGACCAAAAGTCCGGCTCTAGATAATCAGGGTTTATCAGCCAAACATTAAACAAGTCAGAAGCTTTGCTTTACAAGATGAAGCTTACATCACAGAACCAAAGAATCAGATATCATTGGAGCAGGTCTAGTGGAAAAGCCAAAAAACAAGAAGCTCGGATTCGAAAGCATCAACATCGTGTGGCATCAAGTATATCGGCCAAACGTTCACCTCTACAGAACCAAGGTTTTATCAGCCAAACATCATAAACAAAGAGAGCTTACATCACAGAAACAAAGAATCAAATATCACTAGAGAAGCTAAAAACAAGAACCTCGAATTCGAAAGCCTCGAGGCAAGAACAACACTAGAGAAAAACCTAATTCAACATAACCAGTAATTTCTCCTAACCAGAACCAAATAAAAGAACTAAATTTGACCTCAATTTCATGTAATTCAGCTTCTACTGTCACTAACAAAGAGCATATTTTCTATgtataaaaactaaaaaacacTATTTAGCAATTTCTAAGTGTTCAAATCAAGGGTTCTTTTTCAACCTTCACCAAAACCAAATTCCCAGCAAGAATTCATCTACCAAATCAACAATCAAATTCATAGCATCATTTCATCAAGAACACAATTGTATCACACTAGCTAGCAAAAATCAACAGAAAATCTCTCCCAAAAGGCCAAAATCATAACTTTGACCAGAAACAAAATAGAAACATACACTGATTAGTGATTACAATATGAAGGCAGAAAACATAAGCATAATAAGCTTGTGGAAAAGGGATTAAAAAGAGGAACTTGGCAAGAGACAGAGGATGAATGGAGGGAGTGGTTGAGTAGAAAGAGTGAATGATTAGAGCAGAGAGCATTCAGCTGATTTCTCTTGCACATGGATTCTTCATTCTTGGCCACGCGTACGATTAGGAAAGGGATTTAATTGGGTCAAGATTAACATGATAAAACCACACAAAGATTCAtatttatagataattagtTTACATCATTTATTGTTAATCAAGACATGATTTTGACATAACATTTCAGGTGTCTATACGATGTAAAGAAATTGTACTATAATTGGTCCTAAATTGAAAACCGAATTACATCGATATTATTCAAAATGagttaattattaattagtactattatagtaacggattttttaaaaaaatcattcacACAATTTAATGAGTAATTATAG
Encoded here:
- the LOC121755795 gene encoding uncharacterized protein LOC121755795, whose protein sequence is MDFKGVAWAGDIYEKFEAMCLEVEEIMYEDTVKYVENQAQKVGVSVKKLYEEVMQDLLLPSRLGPVPPPETDINEKPNPAISEINNKQAVVEENICNSTPQDSTPNVRVDDAKGLSPTPHRVLVETTQSEECCGESRRAGPTRRPIGIKRISQPPEAPRPVSSLCETQSNYFVVNDDLVTASPELFARQDPSKAAAKSRPISDASPEPCNSNQILSAESVKLDDGATPAPIDMFREDGSLSRTNSNITETCHVGSAGEEATASYEDNFDIEVIDPTEKSRLDESCVLVEGNDDELHFVSRGSKKHKSYKKKIYNVLSSKLRSTKKRDLCVSGHEDLSDCVSGHEDLSDNNEAGVKSSALVMDSNERKLAAESSSDFGWELL